CCTGGACTTCATAGAGACCAGAGTACAGCTTTGCCATGTTATGTTGCTTCATACCCTCGCCCAGACTCTCGAAGCTTAGCGGTTCAGGATCAACGGATTCGGGGACGCCCAAAATGTCCAGGACAATGCGGGGAGTCGGGCGATCGTTGCCTTGGCCAATAATCATACCATCACAAATGACGAGTAGCAGCTTGCGCTTGTCGTCATAGCGCATGCGAGCCATAGAGTCCATAGCACGACGCAATGACTCTTCGTCCTCGGTATACACTGGGACTTGACAAATTATAAACTTGTCCAAGTTCTCCGGAAGGTTCTTCTTGCCGAATTGCAAAGCAGCTAAAAACTTGAAGCCAATGATGGAAACAAGCATGATGGAAATTGCAAGAATAAAGTATCGCGCAAACTGACAACGAACTGAGTCTCGCGTGTCTACCTTGCCGATGAAGAAAAGGTTGTCAAGGCAAAGTTGCATTCGGGCTCGAAGTGCTGTGTCGAAATTCAGATCCTCCCAATACTGGGTCACATCATCTCCAGCCTTTCCCTGGAATATATCGACAAGCAAAGGGCTCATGTAATCGGTATCAACAGTTCCAGTTGCGTTCTTGCCGGCTGGCCGGCGAGGTACTCGGGGTCCGGCAATGTAATAGGTCATGTCATAGACTTTGCCGTGGATACTCGCAACATTCCTGGATTTGTCGGTCGCCATCTTCTTGATTGCCTTTGAAGTATAACCAACGTAGCCTTTCTTGTAATTCGAGCGCATCATGAGCATTTGCTCATAGAACCAATCGGCTCGGGAGTCATTAGTCCAATACCGGAAGTCGTGGTACTTGGCATTGATATcaaaggttggggtggaAGCTGTGACTGCGGAGTCGTTCAAATTTGATCGATAGTCCAATGGTACGCTGGGATCCACTTTCCCATTGACGCCCTGGCATAGGGCCGAGACTTGAACAGGGAACAGGTTGGTTGCGTCAGTGCCTGCATAGGCCTTGAGTGACTTTTGGGGAACGATGTCAGGGAAGTGGGATGGCATGAAACTTCCAAGATTGAAAACTACGCCTCGGATAGCAACGTAAGACTCTTCTGTACCCGCACCATTCTTACTGCTGAGCTCTGCCGTGTTGAAAATAGCCTGGGTTGGACAAACCACTCGAGGGAAACCAACAATCATGAAAACTGCTATAGCACAAGCAAACCAGATGATCATGTTGATAGCGAGCTTTTCACGCCAGGCAGTCCGCACATCCGGTCGCTTCATTCGCCCAACAAACCGGATGACGAAATCGGGGATGAAAAATGTGAGAAGATAGACAAGGAACATCCAACGGCGACGACCTGGAGAAGTCGGAGCCTCGTCGACTTCCTCCATCTTTTTTTCGTTGTTTTTCTCAAGCATCTGCTCTTTGGTGTCGAGATTCTTGAACATATCACCGGAATTGAAGGCAGAACCTCCGGCATCAGATCGTCCATCCAGCTCGCGGCTCCCAAAGTAGCCTTGTTTGGGATCATTTCCATAAATAAAAGCACCTGGAGACTGGTCAGTGGGGTGAAGAAGTCGGAGTTTGGAGTCCGGGTTTCCACCGGCGGGATGGAAACCATCGCCCTCATCACCACCAGCATCTCCATAGGATGGTACCACACGCTCGCCCACTTGGGCGATATCAGCCCAGCATCGTTCACTCAAGAAAACGCCGGTGCTACCGACACGAGCTTCGTTGCCAGGCCATCGCTTTTCGTCGAGAACAACCTCCGACTTTTCTCGGTCGCTTCCCACCACAACATTTCCAATGTCCGCGAGGCCGAGGAACTCTCCGAACGGAAGGAAGACACTGTAATCGGCGTTGCGCAGCCGCGAGCTGATTTCGGCAATGCCGAATGTTTGGACCTGCATCCGCACACACTTGCTGTCGAACTGGTTGGCAATGCGACGGTCATTAGGCTTAAGACAAATGACAAAATAGGGGTTGAGGTTCGAGGAGCTCAGGCATTTGTTCACAATCTCCAGGCCAGAAAGGAACTGGCCGGCCGCTCCCTGGGCCGGTCCGGAAGGCATTCCGTTCTTTCGACCGCTAGCTCGCTTAGACCCTGCGACTTGGCTTTCATTTTCATCGCCTTCTTCACTTTCAGGGTGAGTGCTTGGGGCTGCAAAACGGGACGGGGGTCCGGTCTTGCGTCTAGCCATGCTAGGCATCCGCAGCGGCTTGGAGCTCACCTGAGCCTGCATGATAGCAGTCTTTTCTTGTGGGTGGGATACGGTCTGAAGAGCTTCCTGGTGGAACAATTCACGCACAAAGTCACTCCGGGTAGAGCGCATGAGGTTCATCAAATCTCCCGAGATAACCTCTCCATTTTCTTCGAGCAAGCCAGTGGTGGAGTAGTCCACCTCGCCAGCGAAATGCTTGACGGTGAATGCACTCCGGGCCTGGGACATATAGCCACCTGATCCACTGGTGCCGCCCACAGAGATAGCGGGGTTTTTGTTCTCAAATCGCTTTCGCACGCTATCCAGGAATTGTGCATCTGATCTTCCACGACGGGTTTGGTCATCCAAAATGCTCAGCAGACCGTTACCATGCTTCAGCAGGCCACGCACTGTATCCGTGTTATCAAAATAGCTTGTCGCAGCCACTGTGATGTCCTCGCGGTCCAGGATATCTGCTTTGTGGTCGAAGAATGACTGAAGGCAGTAGTTGTAGAGCGATTCAGTAGCGGCATTGCTGAGAAGTTGATCGAGAGTAGACCCCGTCGAAGGAGCTTGAGCAAAACCGGGGAAATCAACAATGGAGATGGTGTTAGCGACACTGTCCTCAGCTGCACAGAGTCTTTGGTTCACGGTTTCAATGACGTAGGTCACTAAGAGAGAATAGATAGTACGTGCAAACGCATCAGCATTCTCTCGCGCTCCTTTTGCGTCGAGCATGACCGTCACCCGCTCGCGGTGGATGGTCTTCGTCCGGTAGCCAAGGCTGTCTTCCAGAGCATCGACACTAAGACCCAAGAACGCGGCGACATTGTCGAGGACTTCCTTGTTCTTCACCACCGTTACGGTCTCACCACCCTCGTGAGAATAACCGCCGCTTTCTTCAGCACCGGTGGTGGTAGACTGACCCGTGCCGAATTCGAGTTGCCCAATGTGAAGGATACTGGCCAGGATCTGGCAGATCTCTGCTATTTCCCCTCGGGAGAATTCCAACTTCCGGAGCGCGGTTTTGAAATGCTGGAAGCCCTCCGTATCATTGATTCCTACCTTCAGCTGAGTTGGATGACCAAGATAGCGCCAGCGTTTGTGGCTGACAGTTCCTCCGGAAAGCCTGCTCCCTGTTTGAACATGGATGCTATTCTCAAACCCTAGGTGTGACTTCTCTGCCGGGCTTGTTCCTGCTAGCAAATAATACAGCGCGTGGAAGCTTCGTTCTCCCGTGGGCACCGAAGAGATGCGGCTTCGCTCCAATCGGTAGTCAATGATCTTACCGCCGATTAAGGTGGGGTTCACTGAAGATGATCCATCATATTGAAGCTCAAGGAAGAGACCAGCTTTTGAAGCGGTTGGTGTAGTGACGGATTTGGTGGTTGTAAGAGTGTCGAAAACAAAGGCCGCATATGAGATTTTGGAGGAGAGCGGGGTCGATGAAAATGATAAGAACGAAGACAGCAAGTGCGAGCGAATGGTGGTTTTTCCAGATCCACTCTCTCCTCTGTCATTGAACGTTAGGCATGGTCTTTGCAAAGAGAGTTGGTCCAGCTTACAAAAACACAACGGCTTGGTTTTCAGCGCGCGCACCCAGGCGAGTGAAGGCGCGGCGCGCGAGATCTTCAGCCTCCCCTGCAGCACTTCCCTCTTTTCCGCCATCAGGTCCTTTGGTCGCAGATGAATATGTGTTCAGAGCAATGAGGGCCTGAGACGACAGGTGGGCAGTTGGCAATCCAACATGAAAACTAAGACACATGTTAGCTATACCGAAATTTTTCTCATCGACAGTGTCGGGATCTTCATACCGACTGGCGAGATGGGCCGTGAGATGTGTATCAGACTGAAGGTGGGCTGGTAGTGAGGGGAGTGATGGCTGAGCGTGTGCCGGGCCACTGCCAGAAAAGGTATTGGCCATGTTTGGATCTCTTCAGTTGAGGCCTAAGGGCGTGAACGAGTGTATGAGGCGCAATCGGGACGACAAGACTCAACGGAGCGAGTGGCCTGGGAAGCCTCGTCGTGACAGAACGAACGTGGAACGAAAGCAGGAATGCCTCGTAGACTTGGCGGAATTAAACCCCTAGCAACAGATTGAGGTCGCACGCATCGGGGTGTTGAGGGGTATTAAGATTCAATGAACTTTGGATTTGAGGTGCAATGGTAAGTTCAGGGTGAACGAGTGGCTGAGAGACACAATTATCGAACcagaaacagaaacagaTCTCAGCAGCCCAGATTGCAAATTCacaaagggaaaaaaagcaacaaaTCGATAAGAGAGGTCGGGGGTGGATGTGTATTGCACAAAACAAAAATTACTAGCTTAGTCGCTAAGAATAGTTGAACCTCGGACATACCGATTGAAAAGggtctactccgtatttgGGGGCTATTGAATATTTGATTGGGTTCGGCTTTGGACGTGTCTCGGCTGAAATCCACCAAAGCTGATGATGTTCCCGCAATGATAATGTTAGAGACCGTCAGACCCAGAGAGAAAGACATGAGAGCTAGAATCACAACTTGACGAGAAAGTAAAAATTTTGAAAAATGTtgaaaaatccaaaatcctGGAAGCAAGAAAAGTCGGTTTTCAATCTTTTTTAATTTACGTCAGTCTCATGTTGAGGGATCTCCACTCTAATTACTGCAAAGCTTCATAAATGTACTCTGTGCTACAGTGTATGGATATAGTACTAGAGTGTGCAAGGTCAGTATAAGGTCTAACCTTGAAACTCCCTGGAGCACGTCAACTCCCACAGTTTGACCATTGCCCTCCTTGCAAGGGAGCTGCATGTCAAAAAATCCGAAAATATGAACCAGGACACAACAGATGAAGGTCTGAAACTAGGGGGTTGAGCATAGGAAGATAGTGTGGCTCGACATTCTCACGAGAATGGATAGGCCAGTAGACAGGCTAGTAGAGGTGGCACAGTGGATCAAGTCTCCGATCATACATTGCGTGGCGAAACTAGTCATCTGTTCGAAAAACATGAGTGAGACATCCCAAATATAGTGCACTTGTATTCCAAAATACTAGAAGTACATTAAATACGCTAGTGCGAAATATACAAAACCCCATCTATCATTCTACAGGTTCTCGGTCCCCGGGGTCCCTATCAGCTGATGCATTTTCATTGGTCAGAACTTATCAAGCAAAAGCCCATCAGGGTGAAAGAGCAACAACCAGCCCATGGTTTGAAAATTACAGCAGAAAACTCGTCATTTTGAATGCAATTACATACTTCATCAAAACCTGGGCCCTGTCAACAGTTGGAATTGGACAGAAATTTGAATCTTACTCGGTATGGGTTTACTCTTTCCGCAAGACCAACAGATTACCAAAGGCTTATTCCGTACCTACTCGACTGCGCAGCGTCGAAACGATCGTCAGGATCGACGACGGTATTTTTCCACATCCCGTAATTTTCAACTCCATTGATTTCTTTCTCCCCACGCCTAACTTCTTGTTTTGTCCTCTTCCTTATCCATTCAGGAGTTCCATCTCCAGTCGCTCGCTCAATTATTGATCGTCCATCCCTGATCTACTCTAAATCCAACTCCTACTGTACATTTGGCGAGACAAGTAGCCAACACAAAACAAAGTACCCTCATGCAGTTGTGATAGCGAACAGGCCGGACATCGCACCTTGCCGTTAGCATCGTTGACCCTCCGACCTCACGTTCGTCATGTCGAACCGGCATTCGGTCTTCTCTACGCAGTCTACGGGTATCTCGGGCGGACCCAGAGCGCAACATGGAACTCAGGTCtcaaccactacacttttGAATGCCCTCCATTCTTTTTATACCGCGGGTCAACCGTATCAACTAGACTCTGCCACGAGTTTGGTTGTGAACACCTGGGTAACCGCAGCAACTACTTTGCCCGATGGCCGGACTGGCGCCACGGTCGACCGTGATCTAGCTATCAGAGCTTGGGAACATGCCCGACGCCGCGCCGAGGATGGCTGCATTGTTCTAGGGTATGTACGAAAGTGCATTTTCTAAGAAGCAGAGGTACTAATTTAGAATAGCACCCTCCACCAATCAACACCCTCGTTGCTAGAGCCATTTATCGCAGCAATTCCAGTGGAAACACCCGATTTAGCTCTGATTGCGCTCTCCGCTGTGCGACCCTTCCTCACTGCAGTCACCGCTTTCAACCCCTCCTACTCTCTTCATTCAGCGTTGGCCGCCACTTACACCTTGTCCTTGCAAGGATCTGTCGTTGGCCTCTCCTTCGCCTTGTCTACCTCCGGCATCAATGTGCGGAAGGGTCTTCTAGAAATTCAACCAGACACCGGCTATCGTGCGTTTGATGCCTTCTACTATCTTCTCACTTCTACATCGACTGCTGCGGAGCGTGAGTTTTTGGACTTGAAAGATCCGGCTGCATATACCTTGCTCAACCGATCAAACACCTACAATCCTCCACACTATCTACCGACAGCGGAcgatgctgctgctgcagAAGACTTCCGTGCGTCCTTGAAATCCATCGGCATCAAAGGTTCTGCTCAGCGAGGTTTGCTATCAGTCCTTGCTGGTCTCCTGAAGCTCGGCAATGCAATTGGGTTCGAGGTGGACCAGGAAGACCTAGAAGAGGTCTGTGAGGATGCTGGGGGTCTTCTTGGAATTGATCCAGAGATCCTTCTTCATAATTGCTCCACTGATGAGCGGGGAGTGTTGATTGCGGGAATCTACGAGGCGCTCGTCGATTGGGTAATCGGCCGAGCAAATGAAGCCATCATGGCTGAGATTCAGGCGACATTGGAAAGGGATTCCAGCAACGGAGGCGGCGCAGCACAATGGTCGAACGATGACACGGTAAACCTTACTGTAGTTGATATCCCACGACCGGCTCTTGGTAAAGCGATCACGATGAGAGGAATCTTTGATGATGGTCTTGGCCTCAATGCTGAAATGAAGGATGATGGAGTTCCTCTCCCACCCATTGGAGCGTCTGTCATCAGTGAAATGAACTCCGCAGTGGCCCAAGTTGAGCCTGACCTCAATATCATCACAGGACTTGCCGGGCGAGAACGCGAACACGATCTAGACAAGCGGCAGGGGGTACTGGAAAAGGTTGGTGTTGAGCTCGAGATTGACGCCTTTCTCCGACGTGTTTTATTCCCGGTTGATACCGAAGGTATTACAGTGGGAAAACGCGGCCGATTCGATCTTCCCACTATGCTCAACAGTAGCCGTGTTTGGTaccacctctctctccatcCGACTGATGACATGCCGGAGCAGCTCGCGTCATCGGCATCTACTGCATGGTCTGCAGGTGCAGTCTCTCGCCAATTGCGAGACTGGCGACTTACGGAGTGGGCCAACCGTCGCTTGAAGCAACTCGATTTCACTGCTGATTTTGATGTGGAAGAGTTTGTCGGCCGGTATGCGCGGCTCGGTTGTGCCGAAGGCCAGGATGGTGTCGAGAACTGGATCATTGAAAGAGGCTGGAGCAATGGCGATGCTGTCGTCGGTGAACAGCGCGTGTGGATGCGCGAGGGGGCATGGTGGGAAGCGGAGAGCATGCTGGATCTCAAGCCGGAAGAGACTCACGTTAATCCATTCATGTATGGCCCTGCATTGTATGAGCCCGGCTTCACCCCAGAGGGCACGGCCATCCATGAAAACTCCAACCTTCTCGGCATGCCACCTGGCGGCGCCATGGCCCCAAGTGTGATGGGTGGTGCCAAGTCCATTGCCCCCAGTGCGCCATTCACTAATGCTGCTAATACCGGCGACTACGGCTTGGGCCGGAAAGGTGACGACAACAAAGGAGACATCGCATACTACGACGAATATGGTCGGTACGTCGGCGAATTCGACCCTGAGTTTGGTGATCCGAAGCACATTGAGAAGAAAACCATACCTTGGAGCCGTCGACTTTGGGCTGGTTTCGTCTGGGCCTTGACGTTCTGGATTCCTTCCTTCGTGCTTCGATACGTTGGTCGTATGAAACGTCCGGATGTCCGCCTGGCCTGGCGAGAAAAGGTTGTTCTTGTGTTTTTGATTCTGTTCTTCAATGCGGTTGTCTGCTTCTACATCATTGCCTTTGGTGACCTTCTCTGTCCCAACAAGGACAAAGTCTGGAATGAAAAAGAGGTTGGCTGGCACACAACTGACAAGAACTTCTACGTCGGCATCCACGGCCGTGTCTATGACATCAGCAAGTTCTGGCGCACACAGCACAGTGACATAATTGGTGAAGATACAAACTCGGACAACATGCGCCCATTTGGAGGGCAGATTTTAGATGCCTACTTTCCGCCTCCTCTTAACCGTTACTGTGCTCCATTTGTTAAATCCGATACGCTCGCCCTCCAACCCAACAACACAGACGCTATCTTGAATCCGACAGCCGAGCACAAATCTGGGTCACAGTCGTTAACCACCACCTCTGCACTCCACAAGGATACCTGGTATGAAAACAAATTCTTGCCAAAGATTGGTACATACTACAAGGGTGAGCTGGTTTGGAAAAGGAGTGTCATCGAGAAGCAAGCCAACGATGATTCTCGCTACTGGGTTATTAAAGACCAAAAGGTGTATGACTTGACCGACTATTTCCATACTTTAGAGATGATGAACAATCTCGACCAATACAACTGGCTGCCGTCATCTGTGACTGCTCTTTTCAAGGACAATATGGGCGAAGATGTCACCGACCAATGGCCGGACACAACGGACTTTAGGAATGCCCAGACATGTCTCGACTTTGTCTTCTATGTCGGCAAAGTTGATTTCCGTGATAGTCCACGATGCACGGTCAACAACTGGATCCTGCTTACCTTCACCATTCTTATCTGCGCTGTCATCCTGGTCAAGTTCCTTGCAGCTCTGCAGTTGGGATCCAAGCGTCGGCCCGCACCTCAGGACAAATTCGTCATCTGCATGGTTCCCGCATACACAGAGGGTGAGAATGATCTTCGGAAAGGTCTCGATTCTCTGACTGCCTTGAAGTACGACAACAAGAGAAAGCTGATCTTTGTCATTTGTGACGGTATGATTGTTGGTGGTGGAAATGACCGCCCCACGCCCAAGATCGTTCTGGACATTCTAGGGGTCGATCCTAAGATGGACCCACCGGCACTACCTTGCAAATCAATCGGTCAAGGAAGCGAGCAGCTGAACTACGGCAAGGTTTACTCCGGATTGTATGAGTACGAAGGCAATGTTGTGCCTTATATTGTGGTCGTCAAGGTTGGCAAGGAATCTGAGCAGCGCAAGTCCAAACCTGGCAATCGTGGCAAGCGAGACACGCAGGTCCTTCTCATGCAGTTTTTGAATCGAGTTCATCATCGCTCGCCTATGACGCCACTTGAACTGGAAATGTTCCACCAAATCAACAACGTCATCGGCGTGGATCCAGAGCTATATGAATACTGTCTCATGGTCGACGCAGATACTACTGTCAAGGAGGATTCTCTGAATCGCTTAGTCGCCGCGTGTGCAGCAGATGCCAAGATCGCGGGCATTTGCGGCGAGACTAGTCTTCAGAATGAGGAACGTAGTTGGTGGACGATGATTCAGGTCTACGAATACTACATCTCGCATCACCTAGCGAAGGCATTTGAGTCGCTCTTCGGTAGTGTTACCTGTCTTCCTGGATGGTGAGTCCTAAGTGCTTTCTCTCTCGGATAAAATTTGATACTAACTATGTTTAGTTTCACCATGTATCGCCTTCGAACTGCGGACAAAGGACGTCCTCTGATCATCTCGGACAAAGTCATTCACGATTACGCTGACAACGATGTTGACACCCTCCACAAGAAGAACCTGCTGTCTCTTGGTGAGGATCGGTATCTGACAACCATCATGACCAAACACTTCCCATCAATGTCGTACAAGTTTATTCCCGATGCCTACGCAAGCACAGCCGCCCCTGAAACCTGGAGTGTGCTTATGTCGCAGAGACGCCGCTGGATCAACTCCACAATCCACAACCTGGTGGAACTGGCAGCTCTGGAAGATCTCTGCGGTTTCTGCTGTTTCAGTATGCGATTCGTCGTTCTCGTCGATCTGGTGGGAACCCTTATCCTTCCGGCGACCTGTGTATACCTCACCTACCTTGTATACCGAGTTGCTAGTCACTCGGGTCCCTTCCCTATGATCTCTATTATCATGCTGGCTGGTGTATATGGTCTGCAAGCGatgatcttcatcgtcaaACGGCAGTGGCAACACATCGGTTGGATGATTATCTACCTTCTTGCGTACCCAATCTACAACTTCATCCTGCCGCTATATGCCTTCTGGAAACAGGACGATTTCGGATGGGGTACTACCCGTGTTGTCATCGGCGAGAAGGGCGACAAGCGAGTCATCGCTGTGGAAGATGAGCCTTTCGACCCACGCAGCATCCCACTCCAACGCTGGGATGACTACGCCATGGCCAATAATCTCCCTGGCCGTCGCGGCGACCTCAGCGCTAGCCAGGAGAAGGTCTACGCCACCGGTCGGTATGATGACATGGCTATGGAGATGGATGACATGCACTCGCAGTACTCATCCGTTAAACCAGCCTCCACTATTCTTACCGGATTCCCGGGCCAGGGCCGCCACCACCCTTATCTGCCTCCACAGTCGCCGGCGCCCTTCGTCGGCGGCAATCTCCCTGGCAACCGCAACTCGCACATGTCAAACTTCTCCCGCTACACGGATATGCCACAGGCGGGTGCTCAGATGGGTGGCCACTCTGCCCAGGCTTCCCGGCACATGTCCATGGGTGGCCTCAGCGCCTACCAAGATAGTCCATTGGCCGCGAGCAGGCACAGCGTCGGCATGATGCAGAGCAGCGATAACCTCCTCGGCAATGCTGGCTCTCGCAGCCCCCTTCCTCAGTATCTCTCTCGACCCGCCAGCACTGCGTTTGACTTCCGTGCTGGTAGTGGGCCCGATGAGGGTGCCATTACAGAGGCAATTCGAGGTTGCCTGGCCGAGgttgatctggatactgTCACCAAAAAACAGGGTAAGTTTTGAGCTTTATTTCATGGATAACCATGCAGTTCACTAACCGCATCGCAATAGTCCGTGTTCTCGTCGAGCACCGCCTGCAAACCTCGCTCGCGGGCGACAAGCGAGCCTTCCTGGACCGACAGATCGACCAGGAATTGGCAAACATGTAACCTCTTTTCACTTGTAATATGCACTCTGCGTTCCGCTTTCACACCCATCTAGCACGTTTCTCTTTCCTGAAATGGGGTCTCGGCATCTCTGGAGTTTTCATGGGgaattctttttcttttttcgaGCACAGCATCCAGCGTCTTGATCTTTGAGCTGTTTTGCTCTTTCGTCTTCACTTCATGGGATCTATCTAGTGCCCAGTGACAATAATATATGTtttgatgatgttgaaatcGGTCCTTGCATCTTTTTATTTTGCCTCGTAGGACCGCAGAACTCCATCTTGACCGACCTCGTGTCTTGTATTTCAGGTTGCAAAACTCGAAAACATGTCGTCTGGTTAGTTTCGGCATAGCGCTGCGTCATCGTCTCTCAATCTAAGAGTTTGTAGTACAGTAAACCACAGCAGTTATTGTATATTCCGCATCGGGATATAGTAAATGGAAGTTCAGTGTTCAACATTTAAGATTTATATTACCCAGCATGATGTCCTGTAAAGAGCGACTATAGTCTTGGAGGTACTATATCAGTCAATGTCATTGGATATCCCTTTAATCAGGAAGAACCATTCCTAGACCTAACGATGCACAACACTCCTATACTGATccagtagcttcctgaaaCCCTTCGAGTGATGGGACGTGAGATGATCGTAGTAATGATCTCTTGCAGCATCCATAATCGCCTTCACCTTCTCCGCGGGAACCTTTTTTTTACGATCGTAGGTGTATAGACCATTCACCTCCTGCTCAATATCATATCTAGATCAGAAAAGACAGATTGAGTTAGCAAAGGTCCTCAGATCACAATGCCAAAAATCATGGATGATGCAACATACAGTTGAGTCCAGACAAGCCCACAAATGTGCCCCGGTTTCACAACCGCCATCACTAGCTTCTCAAATCGCACTAAGAAGTCTGCCGGGTCACTGGCAGTCGTATACCCCCAGTCCCGCTCACCGACAGCAGCAGAGTTCTTAGGCGGTGCGATATTAACCCCACCAAACTCAGTGCAGATCACTGGTGCACCCGGCGTATGCCGGGCACCTTTATCGACGACCACAGAGCCGGAATAACCAGAGTAGATCGGTTTGGTGAAAACCTCGTGCCCACCTTTCGATTCGAGAATCCCTGACATGCTGGCACACGCTGCACCCAGGTCGATCGAGTCGCTGTAATCGTGGAAGGTTGTTAGGTCTGTTTTGACGTGTTCCCAGCCGCAGTTGTCGTTAATTGGTCTGCTAGGGTCGAGAATCCTGTGTTTTTCTCTCAGCTGGTTCATCCATTTCCTCTCGGCGGCTGGGACACACTGAAAATGCCACCGGGTGAGCCATACTTAGTCAAGTAGTACAGGACGCGAACATGATTACGCTGCTCGATATTTTCCTTCAAGGCAGATACACCCCACGACTCATTAAGTGGCGTCCAAGTGACCAGCGATGGGTGGTTGATATCCCTCTTTACGGCTTCAGTCCACTCACTGGTAAACCGCTCAATGTAGTCAGTGTCGAACTCATAGGCATTTGCCATCTCGCCCCAAACGAGGAAGCCCTTCCGGTCTGCCCAGTAGTAGAAGCGCGGGTCTTCGACCTTCTGGTGCTTGCGACATCCATTGAATCCTAGTTTCTGTGCCAGCTCTATGTCTGTCTTCAGGGCCTCTGAAGAAGGAGGAGTCATGCCCGTTTCGGGCCAGTATCCCTGGTCTAGGAATAGCATCTGGAAATACGGCTTTCCGTTCAGTCAGAATGTTCCATCGCCGTTTTGCCAGGATAGACTGCGCATGCCGGTCGTAGTCTGTACTTCATCAACAAGACTGCCGGCCCCATCAAGCAGCCGAAGCATAGTATCATAGAGAACAGGATGCTCCGGAGCCCAGAGCGCAACACCCCGACTCCAGACTCCATCAGCACCAAACAACTCCGGgttctttgtcttcaacTTTCCCACTGCAGCTTCAGTAACCTTCATACTCAAGTCAACCGCAGCAAACGTTTTATCCCGCATACACTCACCGCCCACCTTCGCAATACTCAGCCCTCCAAGGGATACCTCAACCTCAACCTTCGCCGCACTTCCAACCCGCCGTCCGGCAACATGGACCTTTGCATGCAACTGGCCGCGTTCAATATCATCAGAGCGAAACACTGTCCCTCCACTCCCACATAGCAACCGCATAGCCGGAACACTCTCCAACCAAACAGACTGCCAAATACCCCTAC
The nucleotide sequence above comes from Penicillium digitatum chromosome 1, complete sequence. Encoded proteins:
- a CDS encoding Chitin synthase, putative; the protein is MSNRHSVFSTQSTGISGGPRAQHGTQVSTTTLLNALHSFYTAGQPYQLDSATSLVVNTWVTAATTLPDGRTGATVDRDLAIRAWEHARRRAEDGCIVLGTLHQSTPSLLEPFIAAIPVETPDLALIALSAVRPFLTAVTAFNPSYSLHSALAATYTLSLQGSVVGLSFALSTSGINVRKGLLEIQPDTGYRAFDAFYYLLTSTSTAAEREFLDLKDPAAYTLLNRSNTYNPPHYLPTADDAAAAEDFRASLKSIGIKGSAQRGLLSVLAGLLKLGNAIGFEVDQEDLEEVCEDAGGLLGIDPEILLHNCSTDERGVLIAGIYEALVDWVIGRANEAIMAEIQATLERDSSNGGGAAQWSNDDTVNLTVVDIPRPALGKAITMRGIFDDGLGLNAEMKDDGVPLPPIGASVISEMNSAVAQVEPDLNIITGLAGREREHDLDKRQGVLEKVGVELEIDAFLRRVLFPVDTEGITVGKRGRFDLPTMLNSSRVWYHLSLHPTDDMPEQLASSASTAWSAGAVSRQLRDWRLTEWANRRLKQLDFTADFDVEEFVGRYARLGCAEGQDGVENWIIERGWSNGDAVVGEQRVWMREGAWWEAESMLDLKPEETHVNPFMYGPALYEPGFTPEGTAIHENSNLLGMPPGGAMAPSVMGGAKSIAPSAPFTNAANTGDYGLGRKGDDNKGDIAYYDEYGRYVGEFDPEFGDPKHIEKKTIPWSRRLWAGFVWALTFWIPSFVLRYVGRMKRPDVRLAWREKVVLVFLILFFNAVVCFYIIAFGDLLCPNKDKVWNEKEVGWHTTDKNFYVGIHGRVYDISKFWRTQHSDIIGEDTNSDNMRPFGGQILDAYFPPPLNRYCAPFVKSDTLALQPNNTDAILNPTAEHKSGSQSLTTTSALHKDTWYENKFLPKIGTYYKGELVWKRSVIEKQANDDSRYWVIKDQKVYDLTDYFHTLEMMNNLDQYNWLPSSVTALFKDNMGEDVTDQWPDTTDFRNAQTCLDFVFYVGKVDFRDSPRCTVNNWILLTFTILICAVILVKFLAALQLGSKRRPAPQDKFVICMVPAYTEGENDLRKGLDSLTALKYDNKRKLIFVICDGMIVGGGNDRPTPKIVLDILGVDPKMDPPALPCKSIGQGSEQLNYGKVYSGLYEYEGNVVPYIVVVKVGKESEQRKSKPGNRGKRDTQVLLMQFLNRVHHRSPMTPLELEMFHQINNVIGVDPELYEYCLMVDADTTVKEDSLNRLVAACAADAKIAGICGETSLQNEERSWWTMIQVYEYYISHHLAKAFESLFGSVTCLPGCFTMYRLRTADKGRPLIISDKVIHDYADNDVDTLHKKNLLSLGEDRYLTTIMTKHFPSMSYKFIPDAYASTAAPETWSVLMSQRRRWINSTIHNLVELAALEDLCGFCCFSMRFVVLVDLVGTLILPATCVYLTYLVYRVASHSGPFPMISIIMLAGVYGLQAMIFIVKRQWQHIGWMIIYLLAYPIYNFILPLYAFWKQDDFGWGTTRVVIGEKGDKRVIAVEDEPFDPRSIPLQRWDDYAMANNLPGRRGDLSASQEKVYATGRYDDMAMEMDDMHSQYSSVKPASTILTGFPGQGRHHPYLPPQSPAPFVGGNLPGNRNSHMSNFSRYTDMPQAGAQMGGHSAQASRHMSMGGLSAYQDSPLAASRHSVGMMQSSDNLLGNAGSRSPLPQYLSRPASTAFDFRAGSGPDEGAITEAIRGCLAEVDLDTVTKKQVRVLVEHRLQTSLAGDKRAFLDRQIDQELANM
- a CDS encoding Glycoside hydrolase, family 2, N-terminal produces the protein MPSVTSDVTRGVGVNTPLLSQTSNQPKMTISYPRPDFQRTSLNWNTLDGPWTFTFDDKDEGLSLQWHKTTLQGKPSHQITVPYAFQTPASGVNLIEEHEVMWYERRIKDIRTADERQRGNKLLIRFGAVDYECSVWVDGILVGGHRGGHVPFDIDISDALADGATEVRLTLRVKDSPYDMTQPRGKQFWKPVPESIFYTPSRGIWQSVWLESVPAMRLLCGSGGTVFRSDDIERGQLHAKVHVAGRRVGSAAKVEVEVSLGGLSIAKVGGECMRDKTFAAVDLSMKVTEAAVGKLKTKNPELFGADGVWSRGVALWAPEHPVLYDTMLRLLDGAGSLVDEPYFQMLFLDQGYWPETGMTPPSSEALKTDIELAQKLGFNGCRKHQKVEDPRFYYWADRKGFLVWGEMANAYEFDTDYIERFTSEWTEAVKRDINHPSLVTWTPLNESWGVSALKENIEQRNHVRVLYYLTKILDPSRPINDNCGWEHVKTDLTTFHDYSDSIDLGAACASMSGILESKGGHEVFTKPIYSGYSGSVVVDKGARHTPGAPVICTEFGGVNIAPPKNSAAVGERDWGYTTASDPADFLVRFEKLVMAVVKPGHICGLVWTQLYDIEQEVNGLYTYDRKKKVPAEKVKAIMDAARDHYYDHLTSHHSKGFRKLLDQYRSVVHR